The DNA sequence TGCCCATTAAGGTAAAGATTTGTAAATTTGAACTATGATCATATCCACAATTTCCCTATCTCCATACCAACGCTCTTTCATCGCAATAAAAATAGTTAATAAATAAAACAAGTTGAATAAATTTTAATACTTTTTAAATTAATTGCTCTTTGTTTTCCCTCTTTTTTGTTACCTTATAACTAAACCCATCAAGTGAATTGACGATAAGTACAAGATCTGAGTCAAACACATCCTCAATCACTTATTGACAAAGAAGTCAAATAAAAGTTATGATGAAAAATTGTGAGTTTTAAAGCAATCAATCTCCATGTCTATCAACGCAAATGCGATAATCCAGTCTATTGAGGCGGAATATCTAAAAGATAAAGACAGTATCCCCACCATTCACGTCGGCGACACTATTAAAGTTGGTGTCCGCATTCAAGAAGGTGGCAAAGAAAGGGTACAGCCTTTTGAAGGTACAGTGATCGCAATGCGTCACGGCGGTATAAATAAAACTATCACCGTTAGACGTATTTTTCAGGGAGTAGGAGTAGAAAGAGTATTCTTAATCCATTCCCCCATCGTTGCTAATATCCAAGTTCTCCGCAGAGGTAAAGTGCGTCGTGCTAAACTTTACTACCTCAGAGACAGAGTTGGTAAAGCAACCCGTATTAAGCAACGTTTTGACCGTCCTATTGACACTGTTAAAACAACAAAAAGTAAAAAGAAAAAATAGTCTTCTATTTCTCTCACAAACCCTAACTACTTAACCGTAGTCTTTTACCAACTACTATAATTGTTAGCCTAAAATACAAGGTTTCACCCTTGACAAAAGTTAACAAGATTGTTATAGTAATATGATATACGTCCTTAGTTCAGTGGTAGAACGTCGGTCTCCAAAACCGAATGTCAGGGGTTCAAATCCTCTAGGACGTGTTGGAATAGACCTTTAAGAATGGTTAAGTGATTATATAATAAGTACTTGTTAGTGGTGTCTTAAAATAAGTCGCTACAAACAGAAGTTAACTAATGAGGGAATAATCGTGACTAATAAAGATACCGTAAAAGCAAAAAACGCAAATTCCAACGAAGCTCAAGGAAAGGAAATCATCTCTAGCGGTTTTGTCGAAGAAACAAAACAAGAATTAGCTAA is a window from the Cyanobacterium sp. Dongsha4 genome containing:
- the rplS gene encoding 50S ribosomal protein L19, whose amino-acid sequence is MNANAIIQSIEAEYLKDKDSIPTIHVGDTIKVGVRIQEGGKERVQPFEGTVIAMRHGGINKTITVRRIFQGVGVERVFLIHSPIVANIQVLRRGKVRRAKLYYLRDRVGKATRIKQRFDRPIDTVKTTKSKKKK